The Pseudanabaena sp. PCC 6802 genomic interval TGCAAGAGTGGCGCGCAACTCTCGTGGCACGGCAGTAGCGCGATATCCTCACCCCAATTCTCCAGCTATAGCGGTTTTCAATTGAGAACGGGTTTTATTTTTGGGGTGAAGGGGTTCCACACGGCAGTGGCTCTAGCGGGAAACCCCCAAGACCGCCCTGCCTCCCCTTCTTGGGGGCAACGCCCCCAACCCCCCTACTCCTTCCGATCTGAAAACCGCTATATAACTATTTATTTTTGTTGCACCCTGATTTAGTGCAGGCGAGTTTTGGGTAAAGATAGTGTAAGGATATAGCCGTAGACAGATCGGTTATTACAGGGGGTGTGGGCGCAGCGCCCACACGCAGGGGTGGAAACCCTGCACCCCGTCCTAAGCCTATTGGCTATAGCTATAAAGTAAAAAATAAGGAAAAGGCGGGAGCATCCCGGTTTTGCAATTACCCCTCCACCTCCGGTACCTCCCCTTGCCAAGGGGAGGATGGGTGGGGTTATGAACCTGCAAACTTGAGATGCACCCGAAAAGGCGGTTGTTTGACTGCATAAATTAGTTGCGTCAGGGGGATAGTAAAGGATGAGGATATTAGGAATGGAAGCACCAAACAGGAGCAACCCTAAAGTTCAAGATCGAGATTTTCTACAGATTGTCCTGGCTGAGTCTAACTCAACCATTAGCGAGCCAATTGTAGCTGAATTAGGCAAAGACCAACATCGGATCGTCAGATGCGCCAACCTTCAAGAGACAAATCGGGCAATGGACAGTCACGTGCCCGATCTGTTAATTATTGGCAATTTAGAAGATTCGAGTTGTTTAGAGGTATTTCGCGAGTGCGCGCAAAAATTTCAAAATTTGCCGATAATCTTGCTGTGTCATACGCTTGAGGTCAACCAATTTTTCAAGGATTGGGTAGTTGCCAAAGGCGGCTGCGATGTCATGAGCGGTTCCCCTACAAAACTGCATCTACTCAGGCAAGGGTTGCAAAATTTGATGGGTCGAGACCAGTCTGTCGAACCAGCTCAAGCTGCTCCTGCGCCTGCAAAAATTCAAGAACCTGCTCCACCACCTGCACCTGCATCTAAGCCTGCATCGAATCTGCCCAGCCCGCCGCCGCCACTACCAAAACCACCACAAGCGATCGCGCAAAATGCCAAACCTGCACCAAAAGAGCCGGTAAAAGCTGCCCCAATTCCCACCTCAAGCCCTGGTAAGAGTTCGCGCTTCCAACAAACCTTAACTTATCAACAAACTCTTGCCGCCCTGAATGAAATTTCGGAAATAAGTCTCAAGTACTTCGGAGGTCTGGTGATTGGTAATTATTGGAAAAAAGCCCATAAAAGCTTAACAGCAGAACATCTCTGGCTGGAATGCTGGTCGGTCGATCATACTGGGGTAATTTCCTTTGTCAGCCAGGATATCCCGCAAGAAAACCTGACTGAGAGGCAATTCGAGAGTTTACTGCTTTGGGTCAAAGGCTTTCTTAAGGAATGCGATCGCATCATTGCCGATTACATAGAGCTTTTGCGGCAGAGCAACCCATCCGAACAGGTCAAACAGATTATTACCAATCTCTAAACACTCATAAGCATAAATTATCATGTAAATGCTACTGCCTTGTAAATATTTGGGTAGTATTACATTCAAGAGTTGTATTTGATTTTTAATATTAACTTTTGTAATTACCTTACAAGTGCTTGCTGCGATCGGCAATTTCAAATTAATTTAAACCATCAAACAGGGGAGATATTAATAAATTATGACCAAATCTAATCGTACGGAAGAAAAGTCACACACTGTTTCCTCTGCTGATGCCCGACATAATGCTGCCACATTGAGAATAGTCCTGGCCGAATCCAACCCTGCAATCCATCAGAGACTACTAAAAACTATTGAAGGGATTGGCAAGTGGATTGTCTATCCTTGTTCGGAATATACAGAGCTAGTCCAGACCCTCTCATCCGGTGCTGCCGATCTGCTGATTTTAGGTAATGTCGATAATGGTAGTTGCTTTGAAATCTTCCAACTCTGTAATAAGGAATGGGATAAGTTACCCGTAATTTTAGTATCCCATGAAGTCGTTATCCCTGAGTTCTACCGTCACGCGCTAGCAGAGAGCAAGGGCTTGGGTGGTGTTGTTAGTAGCGATCCCATCAATCATAACGAACTGGTGCGCGTAATTCAGAATGTCACCGGAGTGATTCGCGCCCAGAAACAGGCACAGTCTTTGAATTTCCCCTCGGTTAAAGATGTGGATACTTTTGTCCCGTTACAAATTGACAGCCAATTAACAACAGCAGCCACAGGCGAACAATTACTGAACGTATTACTCAGCAATAAAGTTAACGTTCTCAAAGCCTGCGGTGGCAACGGGCGTTGTGCCACCTGTCATGTCTTTGTGAAAGAGGGGATGGATGCTTTATCGCCTCCTACACAGCAAGAACGTTTGACATTGAGTTTAATGCGGATCGAGCAATCTAATGCCCGTCTAGCTTGTCAATGTAAAGTTTTGGATCGCGGCGTTGTTCTAGAAGTTCCCAAGGGGAAATATGTAAATTCAGAAGCAGAATTAGAGTCACTGGTTGGCAAGAAAGCACAGCAATCTCTCGTGCACCCATTCACAGGGGAAGTGTTGGTGCAGGAAGGAAAACTCATTCTGCGCACTGCTTTGGAAAAAATGCAAGAACTAAACCGCGAGTTCGAGAAAGAAATGGGAGTTCTATTATCCTTGCACGAAGGTATTTAAAATTATGAAAACCACGAAAGAGATCGTAACTTTTCAGACTCCTCCAGTTCCCATGCCCTCTGTCTGGAGAGTCTGTCACTACAGCCGATACACCTTCTTCAACTTCGATATGCAGCAAGGTGAGATCTGGGACTATCATCAGCAACGCAATATTCTAGCAGGAGAAGAATTCATCGTTTCTCTGCTCAAAGGCTTAGAGCATGAAGTTGGTGAGTCCGCTGGCTGGCTGCTATACACGATCGGTCTG includes:
- a CDS encoding response regulator transcription factor produces the protein MEAPNRSNPKVQDRDFLQIVLAESNSTISEPIVAELGKDQHRIVRCANLQETNRAMDSHVPDLLIIGNLEDSSCLEVFRECAQKFQNLPIILLCHTLEVNQFFKDWVVAKGGCDVMSGSPTKLHLLRQGLQNLMGRDQSVEPAQAAPAPAKIQEPAPPPAPASKPASNLPSPPPPLPKPPQAIAQNAKPAPKEPVKAAPIPTSSPGKSSRFQQTLTYQQTLAALNEISEISLKYFGGLVIGNYWKKAHKSLTAEHLWLECWSVDHTGVISFVSQDIPQENLTERQFESLLLWVKGFLKECDRIIADYIELLRQSNPSEQVKQIITNL
- a CDS encoding 2Fe-2S iron-sulfur cluster-binding protein; amino-acid sequence: MTKSNRTEEKSHTVSSADARHNAATLRIVLAESNPAIHQRLLKTIEGIGKWIVYPCSEYTELVQTLSSGAADLLILGNVDNGSCFEIFQLCNKEWDKLPVILVSHEVVIPEFYRHALAESKGLGGVVSSDPINHNELVRVIQNVTGVIRAQKQAQSLNFPSVKDVDTFVPLQIDSQLTTAATGEQLLNVLLSNKVNVLKACGGNGRCATCHVFVKEGMDALSPPTQQERLTLSLMRIEQSNARLACQCKVLDRGVVLEVPKGKYVNSEAELESLVGKKAQQSLVHPFTGEVLVQEGKLILRTALEKMQELNREFEKEMGVLLSLHEGI